One window of the Nicotiana tabacum cultivar K326 chromosome 4, ASM71507v2, whole genome shotgun sequence genome contains the following:
- the LOC107802660 gene encoding uncharacterized protein LOC107802660 yields MGDSTNSGERDFVGEASGIVEQAKELQDAASSLISRTTREEDSLRQKAKSLDSSIHQLRSSVRKSKLDSDQAEKLEEELFKASYVLSEGDAAAFLPSKSHGGFLRMFLGPINVRANRKDVQLKVKEEYNSFRDRTAYLFLLFPSLLLVLRSYIWDGCLPALPVQLYQAWLLYLYTGLALRENILRANGSDIRPWWIKHHYCAMAMALISLTWEIEREPSCAQKQKGVQLFLKWAIMQGVAMLLQNRYQRQRLYTRIALGKARRMDVVWGETAGVDGQLLLLFPVLFILQGFEAYVGVLLLKTAFIGVVSEWQVVTCGILLIIMAVGNFANTVQTLVTKSRVKAKMRRGKSKQDLKSEGAKSL; encoded by the exons ATGGGCGATTCTACGAATTCAGGGGAGCGAGATTTTGTGGGAGAAGCTTCTGGAATCGTGGAACAAGCGAAGGAATTGCAAGACGCGGCTTCTTCCTTGATCTCCCGCACCACTCGCGAAGAGGATTCCTTACGGCAGAAAGCCAAATCGCTTGATTCGAGCATCCATCAACTCCGTTCATCTGTTCGGAAAAGCAAACTGGATTCTGATCAAGCTGAAAAA TTGGAAGAGGAGTTGTTCAAAGCTAGTTATGTACTCAGCGAGGGAGATGCTGCTGCTTTTCTTCCGAGCAAATCTCATG GAGGATTCTTGAGGATGTTTTTGGGACCAATCAATGTTCGTGCTAATAGAAAGGATGTGCAACTGAAAGTGAAAGAGGAATACAATAGTTTCAGG GACAGGACAGCATATCTATTTCTTCTTTTCCCATCTTTGCTACTAGTCTTGAGGtcttatatttgggatggatgtTTACCAGCGTTGCCAGTCCAACTTTACCAG GCGTGGTTGCTTTACCTCTACACAGGTTTGGCTCTGCGAGAGAACATTTTGAGAGCGAATGGAAGTGATATTCGTCCATG GTGGATTAAACATCACTATTGTGCTATGGCTATGGCACTTATAAGTCTTACCTGGGAAATAGAAAGAGAACCTAGCTGTGCACAGAAGCAG AAGGGTGTGCAACTGTTCCTGAAATGGGCTATCATGCAAGGTGTTGCTATGCTGCTTCAGAATAGATATCAAAGGCAAAGACTGTACACTCGCATTGCATTGGGAAAG GCCAGGAGAATGGATGTTGTATGGGGAGAGACTGCTGGAGTAGATGGTCAATTATTGTTGCTCTTCCCTGTACTATTTATCTTACAG GGATTTGAAGCATATGTTGGAGTCTTGCTGCTTAAAACAGCATTCATTGGTGTTGTTTCCGAGTGGCAG GTTGTTACCTGTGGGATCCTTCTGATTATTATGGCAGTAGGGAATTTTGCCAACACGGTGCAGACTCTTGTGACCAAGTCTCGGGTTAAAGCCAAAATGAGGAGAGGTAAAAGTAAACAAGATCTGAAATCTGAAGGCGCCAAGAGTTTGTGA